One genomic window of Arthrobacter caoxuetaonis includes the following:
- a CDS encoding PucR family transcriptional regulator, with the protein MPATPPVTKATTPPEAGGADPLVLERLKANIGKLSTATLKQLDVSLPWYRGLRPDERSALGMVAQKGIASFVNWYERPASPAWVLSDVFGTAPTELTRAISLQKALSLIRVVVQVVEDRVPELAAGSVQGPLREAVLRYSREVAFAAADVYARAAETRGAWDTRLEALVVDAILRGESSDALRSRIAAVGWTSAAPVTVIVGSPPADPNPTFVNEMRRVAGRLAEDTLVGIQGDRLILVLGGLSDKAGALSRLADLFGPGPVVYGPAAESLVEAGPSAQAAFASLSAARAWPAAPRPVAADDLWPERVMSGDDSARKALIRNIYRPLLAASNGLADTLSAYLSLGHSLEATARELFVHANTVRYRLRRVCDITGWDPMLPREAFVLQTALVVGRLAPAGKTAAERPAARS; encoded by the coding sequence ATGCCAGCAACCCCACCGGTGACCAAGGCGACAACTCCGCCCGAAGCAGGCGGCGCAGACCCGCTGGTCCTTGAGCGCCTCAAAGCGAATATCGGCAAGCTCTCCACAGCCACACTGAAGCAATTGGACGTTTCCCTTCCGTGGTACCGCGGGCTTCGTCCGGATGAGCGTTCGGCGCTGGGTATGGTGGCACAAAAAGGCATCGCCTCATTCGTCAACTGGTACGAACGCCCGGCCTCGCCGGCCTGGGTGCTCAGCGATGTTTTCGGCACCGCACCCACCGAGCTGACCCGTGCCATCAGCCTGCAGAAAGCCCTTTCCCTCATCCGGGTCGTAGTCCAGGTTGTCGAGGACCGGGTCCCGGAGCTCGCTGCCGGTTCGGTGCAGGGCCCGCTGCGTGAAGCCGTTCTCCGGTATTCCCGCGAGGTCGCTTTCGCAGCCGCTGACGTTTATGCCCGCGCAGCAGAGACCCGCGGCGCCTGGGATACCAGGCTGGAGGCGCTTGTGGTCGACGCCATCCTGCGCGGGGAGAGTTCGGACGCGCTGCGGTCAAGGATCGCTGCGGTGGGCTGGACCTCGGCAGCGCCCGTGACCGTTATCGTTGGCAGTCCCCCGGCCGACCCCAACCCGACCTTCGTGAATGAGATGCGCAGGGTTGCCGGAAGGCTCGCCGAAGACACCCTTGTGGGCATCCAGGGCGACCGCCTCATCCTGGTCCTGGGCGGACTCTCCGACAAGGCCGGCGCCCTCTCCCGGCTTGCGGACCTGTTCGGGCCGGGCCCGGTCGTTTACGGCCCGGCGGCGGAGTCACTCGTGGAGGCCGGGCCATCGGCCCAGGCGGCGTTTGCCAGCCTGAGCGCTGCCCGTGCCTGGCCTGCTGCTCCACGTCCAGTGGCAGCCGACGACCTGTGGCCCGAACGCGTGATGTCCGGCGATGACTCTGCCCGGAAAGCCCTGATACGCAACATCTACCGTCCGCTGCTGGCCGCCTCCAACGGCTTGGCTGACACCCTTTCGGCGTATCTCTCCCTGGGGCACTCCCTTGAAGCCACGGCGCGGGAACTCTTTGTCCACGCCAATACCGTCCGGTACCGGCTCAGGCGCGTCTGCGACATCACCGGATGGGACCCCATGCTGCCCCGGGAGGCCTTCGTGCTGCAGACAGCCCTGGTGGTCGGGCGCCTCGCACCCGCCGGAAAAACAGCCGCGGAACGGCCGGCAGCCCGCTCCTGA
- a CDS encoding ACP S-malonyltransferase, whose translation MLAIVCPGQGSQTPGFLAPWLELPGVREHLEELSDVAGLDLVAHGTVSDEETIKDTAVAQPLIVAAGLVAGRLLFDAEALTAATVVAGHSVGEITASALAGALPEADAMAFVRERANAMARAAAAVPTGMSAVLGGDPEDVARVLAELGLTAANANGGGQIVAAGTLEQLGRLAENPPAKARVIALKVAGAFHTGHMEPALSVLEALRPTLSPAEPRPTLLSNYDGTAVVSGEANLDSLIAQVSRPVRWDLCMETMTGMGVTGILELPPAGTLTGLAKRGMRGVPALALKTPEDLAAARAFVSEHSGAAAVTTQEGNA comes from the coding sequence GTGCTTGCAATCGTCTGCCCCGGCCAGGGGTCACAAACGCCAGGCTTCCTCGCTCCGTGGCTCGAACTGCCCGGGGTCCGGGAGCACCTTGAAGAGCTCTCCGACGTCGCCGGGCTTGACCTCGTGGCCCACGGCACCGTCTCCGATGAGGAAACCATCAAGGACACCGCCGTCGCCCAGCCGCTGATCGTCGCGGCCGGACTTGTGGCCGGCCGGCTGCTGTTTGATGCCGAAGCGCTGACTGCGGCCACGGTTGTCGCGGGACACTCGGTCGGCGAAATCACGGCCTCCGCACTGGCGGGTGCACTGCCGGAGGCGGACGCCATGGCCTTCGTGCGCGAACGCGCCAATGCCATGGCCCGCGCCGCGGCAGCGGTACCCACCGGCATGAGCGCCGTCCTTGGCGGCGATCCGGAGGACGTGGCACGCGTCCTTGCCGAGCTTGGACTCACAGCTGCCAATGCCAACGGCGGCGGACAGATCGTCGCCGCCGGCACGCTGGAGCAGCTCGGCCGCCTGGCTGAAAACCCCCCTGCCAAGGCACGGGTCATTGCGCTCAAGGTAGCCGGCGCCTTCCACACCGGCCATATGGAGCCGGCGCTCAGCGTCCTTGAGGCACTGCGCCCCACGCTTTCTCCCGCCGAGCCGCGCCCCACGCTGCTCTCGAATTACGACGGCACCGCGGTCGTCAGCGGTGAAGCCAACCTCGACAGCCTGATCGCCCAGGTGTCCCGCCCGGTCCGCTGGGACCTGTGCATGGAAACCATGACAGGCATGGGCGTCACCGGCATCCTGGAGCTTCCACCGGCAGGCACCCTTACCGGTTTGGCCAAGCGCGGCATGCGCGGAGTTCCGGCCCTGGCCCTGAAGACCCCCGAAGACCTCGCCGCTGCCCGGGCCTTTGTGTCCGAGCACTCCGGCGCGGCAGCAGTTACAACCCAAGAAGGTAATGCGTGA
- a CDS encoding FCD domain-containing protein: protein MMTFIAEQVRETRLASLGQPGRPEASPASHPAIADAITAGDPPAAAAAMQAHIDLVAETDL, encoded by the coding sequence ATGATGACGTTCATCGCCGAGCAGGTCCGCGAGACCCGGCTCGCGTCGCTGGGCCAGCCGGGGCGTCCTGAAGCCTCCCCGGCCTCCCACCCCGCCATAGCGGACGCGATCACCGCCGGTGATCCGCCAGCGGCTGCGGCCGCAATGCAGGCCCACATCGACCTGGTTGCCGAGACAGACCTGTAG
- a CDS encoding carboxyl transferase domain-containing protein, which produces MRLAEELDLPLLTIIDTAGAALSREAEEGGLAGEIARSLNDLVGLDCPTVSVLLGQGARRRRAGAASR; this is translated from the coding sequence ATGCGCCTGGCTGAAGAGCTGGACCTGCCCCTGCTGACGATCATCGACACCGCCGGGGCAGCGTTGTCCCGGGAAGCCGAGGAGGGCGGGCTGGCCGGTGAAATTGCCCGGAGCCTCAATGACCTGGTGGGCCTGGACTGCCCTACTGTTTCGGTGCTGCTGGGACAGGGGGCCCGGCGGCGGCGTGCTGGCGCTGCTTCCCGCTGA